TGTAGCGGTGGGCTAGCGTTAGTGCCGCAGGGCCAATAAACTCAGGATTTAGACCAAATTGCGGACACGCTGCGTAACACAGGCCACAGTTGATACAGCCAGCAAACTGCTTGTATTTCGCCATTTGCTCTGGGGTTTGTAGGTTAGTACCATCTTCCGGCGTACGGTCGTTACCGATAATGTAAGGTTTGATGGCTTCCAAGCGTTCGATAAATGGCGTCATATCCACAATCAGATCTTTTTCGATTGGGAAGTTAGCGAGCGGTTCAATCTTAACGCCATCAACGTAATCACGCAGGAAACTCTTACAAGCGAGTTTCGGTACGCCGTTAACCATGATGCCACAAGAGCCACAAATCGCCATACGACAAGACCAACGGTAAGTCAGGTCTTTATCTAGGTGATCTTTTACATAGCCCAGCGCATCGAGTACCGACATGGTTTCATCAAATGGTACTTCAAAGGTTTGGAAGTAAGGCTCAGCGTCTTTTTCTGGGTCATAACGCAGGATGTCTATTTTTTGAATGCGATTTGCTGACATTATGCTTGCTCCTCTGCGCTTTGTTCTTCGCTTTTAGCTTTCTCTTCTGCTGCTGCTTTTTCTGCCGCTTCGCCGTACAAGCGCGCTTTTGGCTGTGACTTAGTAATCGTTACATTGCTGTAGTCGATACTTGGTGCCGCATCAGTTTGGTAGAAAGCCAGAGTATGCTTGAGGAAGTTGACGTCATCACGCTCGGTGCAACCATCGTCAAGACGTTGGTGAGCTCCGCGAGACTCTTTACGCAGAATCGCTGAGTGAACCATCGCTTCTGCCACTTCAAGCCCGTAGCCCACTTCAATCGCATACAGTAAGTCAGTATTGAATACTTTACCTTTGTCTTTAATGCCGATTTTTTTGTAGCGCGCTTTCAGTTCAGTGATTTTTTCAATCGTTGCCTGCATCAGGTCTTCTTGACGGTAGATACCACAACCCGCTTCCATGGTATGACCCATTTCAGTGCGGATATCTGCCCAGTTTTCATCGCCTTCTTGGTTCATCAATTCGGCAATGCGTTCTTCGACCGCTTTTACTTGTGTCGCGATAGACTCTTCATTCCAGCCTTTAAACTCTGCTGCGCGTTGTACGGCATGTTCACCAGCAACGCGGCCAAATACCACAAACTCTGCCAGTGAATTTGAACCTAGGCGGTTAGCGCCATGGAGACCAACGGAAGCACATTCACCCACGGCAAATAGGCCTTTAATGCGCGTTTCACATTGACCGTTAGTTTCGATACCGCCCATGGTGTAGTGTACGGTTGGACGAATAGGAATTGGCTCTTTGGCTGGGTCGACGTTAACGTAAGCTTTGGCTAACTCACAAATAAACGGTAGACGCTCTTGTAAGTACTCTTCGCCAAGGTGGCGGAGATCAAGGTGTACCACGTCTCCTAGAGGGTGCTTAATGGTGTTGCCTTTTTGTTGCTCGTGCCAGAATGCTTGTGAAACTTTGTCACGTGGACCCAGTTCCATGTACTTGTTCTTTGGTTGACCGACCGGAGTTTCTGGCCCCATACCGTAATCTTGCAGGTAGCGGTAGCCATTTTTGTTGACAATAATACCGCCTTCACCACGACAACCTTCGGTCATCAAAATACCTGTGCCAGGCAGACCTGTTGGGTGGTATTGAACAAACTCCATATCACGCAGTGGTACACCGTGGCGATATGCCATCGCCATACCGTCACCCGTTACGATACCGCCGTTGGTATTACAGTGGTAAACGCGTCCAGCACCACCTGTCGCCAGTACGACAGACTTCGCTTTAATCGTAACCAGTTCACCTTCTGCCATATGAATCGCAACCAAGCCTTGCACTTCACCCTCGTCAACCAATAGGTCAACCACAAAGTATTCGTCAAAACGTTTGATGTTTTGGTACTTCATTGAGGTCTGGAAAAGAGTATGTAGCATGTGGAAGCCAGTTTTGTCGGCTGCAAACCAAGTGCGTTCAACCTTCATACCACCAAAGCGGCGAACATTGACTTCACCATTATCTTTGCGGCTCCAAGGGCAGCCCCATTGCTCCATTTGGATCATTTCGCGCGTAGCATTCTCGACGAAATATTCCACCACATCCTGTTCACATAGCCAATCACCACCACCAACGGTGTCGTTGAAGTGATTGTCTAGGCTATCTTCATCCTTGATAACTGCCGCTGAGCCACCCTCTGCCGCGACCGTGTGAGAACGCATAGGGTAAACTTTTGAAATCAGGGCGACTTCCAAGTCAGGGTTAGCTTCTGCCGCTGCAATAGCAGTACGAAGACCAGCGCCGCCAGCGCCGATGACTGCGATATCTGTGATGATAGTTTGCACAGTTATCCTCCAGTGTGTAAGTGCAGCCGACCTGCTCCGCTTAAATTGACAGTGGTGATGACAAGCTCAAGTAAACCTCATTACATAGTAAGTCTATGAGCAGAGATTTCGCTCGTTTGTTGCCTACCAGTCATTCCAAGTTGATTCGGTATTAAGCCGCTTTGTTATAGTAAGAGAGTATGTGCAGTTGGTTACTTTCTAGCTTATTAAGAACGTGCTACACATGACCCAAAAGTGTTATTAAGCAGTGTAAAAGAGGGATAGGGGCTAAAAATTGATTTGATCCGGCTTTTATTCCGGAAATGAACTCAAGGGCATACAATTTATAGGATATGTGAGGCTTATCACGGCACTTAATGGCGCAGGAAACGTGCGAGTTTGCCGAGTGTTACAAGGCGGTAACGGGGAGTTTGTCGTGCTGCTAGCTATGGTTTATCAAGGCGTTAGTGAAATGCTGTGGGTGGGCTTGGTGAGCAACACTTGCCAAAGGCAATAAAAGTGATATGTTCGCCGACGACAAATTGGTTTGATAGACAAGGTAGCAAAATGAGTTGGCAGCCAACGGCATCAATAGCACTGCTTAAACAACGTGCTGAGGTAATCAGCACTATTCGTGGATTCTTCTCTGCGCGCAATGTGTTGGAAGTAGACACGCCTGCAATGAGTCACGCAACGGTAACGGACATTCATCTTCATACCTTCCAAACGGATTTCGTCGGACCAGGTTATGCGCAAGGAAGTAAGCTGTTTTTAATGACCAGTCCAGAGTTCCATATGAAACGTCTACTGGCAGCAGGGAGTGGTTGCATTTATCAAATCAACAAAGCGTTTCGTAATGAAGAAAATGGCCGCTTCCACAATCCAGAGTTCACTATGTTGGAGTGGTACCGCGTAGGCTTTGACCATCATAAATTGATGGATGAAATGGATGACTTGCTGCAACTTGTGCTCAAGGTTGGACAGGCCGAGCGTATGACCTATCAGCAGGCGTTTATGCGAGTATTAGGCGTGTGCCCACTTGAGGGGTCGATGCAAGAGCTTAAGCTTACCGCGGCTAAGTTAGGGTTAAGTGATATCGCCGAACCAGAGCAAGACCGCGATACTTTACTGCAGCTACTGTTTAGCGTGGGCGTAGAAGCGAAAATCGGCCAACAGGTGCCTGCGTTTGTTTATGATTTTCCGGCGAGCCAAGCAGCCCTTGCCAAGATTAACCCAAATGATGCACGCGTTGCAGATCGCTTTGAGGTTTATTTTAAAGGAATTGAGTTGGCAAATGGTTTCCATGAGTTGGATAACCCAACTGAGCAATTGAGTCGCTTTGAGCAAGATAATGCCAAACGTACGGAGATGGGGCTGTCTCCTCAGCCGATAGATTTCCATTTGATTGAGGCATTAAAGTCTGGGTTACCAGAATGTGCTGGTGTCGCACTGGGTGTGGATCGCTTAATCATGTTAGCGCTTGATTGCGAGCATATTGATCAAGTGACTGCGTTTCCGTTTCCAAACGCTTAATGCGGAATAAAATATTGCAGTAAAGCGTGGTAGTGATCTCCGATTCTTTCTGTTCGGTACTCGCCTAGAGCAGGCAACCCCGCTATACTCCCAATCTGAATTTGAAACTGGGGCGACCGATTTTGCCCCTCTTATTTATACAAGAGCACAGGATATGCAAGAGTACATCGCGTTTTTCCAAGAGAATATGATTCTGTCTGTGGTTTGGGTTGGCCTTTTGGTTGCGCTTATCATGAATATCGTAAAAACATCAACTGCAGCATACAAAGAGATCACTGCCAGTGATACAACACACAAGATCAATCGTGAAAATGGCGTGGTAATCGATATCCGAACCAAAGATGAGTTCAAAAAAGGTCATATTACCGAAGCACTTCACGTTTTACCGTCGGATATCAAAGCTGGTAACTTCGGTAGCCTTGAAAATCGCAAAGCAGACCCAATTATTGTGGTATGTAAAACAGGTCAAACCGCGCAAGAGAGTGCTAACCTGCTAGCGAAAGCAGGCTTTGAGCAAGTGTTCGTTCTTAAGAACGGTCTAATCACTTGGAGCGAAGCAAACCTGCCGCTAGTTCGCGGTAAAAAGTGATCATTGCAAGCGACGCTGACCAATTAATCAGCGTTTGAGCAAGAGAGATGTGAACACTGACACGAATTTGAGCGTGTGATTAGAGTGAAATCCATCTCTCCGTTAGTCTCAAGCAGTATCTGAAATTAAGGAATAAAGGATTCAACAATGGCTGAAGCAGCACCACAAGAAGCGCAAAACTTCGTTATTCAACGCATCTTCCTAAAAGATGTTTCATTTGAAGCGCCAAACTCACCAGAAATGTTCCAAAAAGAATGGAACCCAGAAGTGAAGCTGGATCTGGATACTCAAAGCCGCGAACTAGGCGAAGGTGTTTACGAAGTGGTTCTTCGTCTGACGACGACAGTGAAAAATGCAGAAGAGACTGCATTCCTATGTGAAGTACAGCAAGGTGGTATCTTTACTGCTGAGAACATGGAAGCAGGCCAGCTTGCACACTGTCTAGGTGCTTTCTGTCCGAACATCCTGTTCCCTTATGCACGTGAAACGATTTCTAGCCTAGTTATGAAAGGTACTTTCCCGCAGCTAAACCTTGCACCAGTTAACTTTGACGCTCTGTTTATGAACTACCTACAACAGCAAGCGCAGCAAGGCGAAGGTCAAGCGGAAGCATAATTAACGTTTTTTGTTAATTGGCAAGATAGCAATTAAAATGCACAAGGCATCGAGTTAACAGCATGCATTGTGCATTTTTTGTTTTAGGCCGAGTCGCGATACTCAAGCCTTGCTTAATCATCTAAGCGGCTTTGGTATAACAACTCAATCTACATTGAACAGGCGGACCAATGACAATTTCAAACATCAATAATGCCTACGGGAAAGAGGTAACAATGACGGTTTTAGGTGCTGGCTCTTACGGTACCTCACTGGCTATCTCTCTCGCTCGTAATGGCGCCAATGTGGTGATTTGGGGACATGAGCCTGAGCATATGGCGAAGCTGGAAGCCGATCGTGCAAACCAAGAGTTTTTACCGGGTATTGATTTCCCTGACTCTTTGATTGTTGAGTCAGACCTAGAAAAAGCAGTGCAAGCAAGTCGTGACTTGCTGGTGGTTGTACCAAGCCATGTGTTTGGTATTGTGCTCGGTAGCGTGAAACCTCACTTGCGTCCAGATTCACGTATCTGTTGGGCAACCAAAGGGTTAGAGCCAGAGACGGGACGTTTATTGAAAGAGGTCGCACACGATATTCTTGGTGAAAGCTACTCATTAGCGGTGTTGTCTGGTCCTACCTTTGCCAAAGAACTGGCGATGGGGATGCCAACGGCGATTTCAGTGGCTTCACCTGACGCGCAGTTTGTGGCGGATCTACAAGAGAAGATCCACTGCAGCAAAACTTTCCGTGTTTACGCCAATAGTGACTTTACGGGTATGCAGCTCGGTGGCGCGGTGAAAAATGTTATCGCGATTGGTGCTGGTATGTCTGATGGTATTGGGTTTGGTGCCAATGCGCGTACGGCATTAATTACTCGCGGTTTGGCGGAAATGTGCCGTCTTGGCGCCGCTCTTGGGGCGCAAACGGAAACCTTTATGGGTATGGCGGGTTTGGGTGACCTTGTACTAACCTGTACGGATAATCAATCGCGCAACCGTCGTTTTGGTTTGGCATTAGGTCAAGGGAAGGATGTCGATACAGCGCAACAAGAAATTGGTCAAGTGGTAGAAGGTTACCGCAATACCAAGGAAGTGTGGATGCTAGCCCAGCGTATGGGAGTTGAGATGCCAATTGTTGACCAAATCTATCAAGTATTGTATCAAAACAAAGATGCACGCGAGGCAGCCAAAGATCTGTTAGCGCGCGATAAAAAAGCGGAAGCATAATTCGATAGCCAGTAAGCAGAACAACAAAAGGCATCGGTCTTAACAAGGAAGTCGGTTATTTAGAAAGGTTCTATCAATATGAAGCATTGCGAAAAAAAACAGATTTGGCGGACGATAGTTCAGGAAGCTCGAGAGCAGTCTGAACAAGAGCCGATGCTGGCGAGTTTTTATCATGCAACCATCATTAAGCATGACAGCCTATGTGCTGCGTTGAGCTATATTCTCGCTAATAAGCTTGAAACGGTATCGATGCCTGCCATGGCGGTGAGGGAAGTGGTTGAAGAGGCATTTGCCGCAGACCCAAGTATTACCGAGGCTGCTGCATGTGATATTTGTGCGACAGTCAATCGCGATCCTGCGGTTTCAATGTATTCCATCCCACTGCTTTATTTGAAAGGCTATCATGCTCTGCAAGGCTACCGCGTGGCAAACTGGTTATGGAAGCAAGGTCGAGTGGCGTTAGCGACTTACCTGCAAAACCAAATTTCAGTGGCGTGCCAAGTGGATATTCACCCTGCGGCTCGCATTGGTCGCGCCATCATGCTCGATCATGCAACTGGTATTGTTATCGGTGAAACGGCGGTGGTAGAGAATGACGTCTCGATTCTGCAAGATGTGACGCTAGGCGGTACGGGTAAAGAAAGTGGTGATCGCCATCCAAAAATCCGCGAGGGTGTGATGATTGGTGCAGGGGCGAAGATCCTTGGCAACATTGAAGTTGGGGTTGGAGCAAAGATTGCCTCTTGCTCGGTGGTACTGCAAGAAGTTCCACCGCATACCACGGTTGCGGGTATTCCGGCTAAAGTCGTTGGTCGCCCACAAACCGATAAGCCATCGCTCGATATGGATCAGCAATTTAACGGCAAATCACAGAAGTTTGTCCATGGTGATGGCATCTAGCTACAGTGGCGGAATGACCGAGAGTAGAAATACAAAAAAGGTTGGCGAATGCCAACCTTTTTGTTTATACCCGTCTGCACAGGTTAATCTTGTTGTGTTTGCAAATGATTAAGCTAGCGCTTCTAGTTCAGCCAAAACTTCGTCTGCCCATTCAATCCATGCTTGGCGGATCAATAGGTTACGACGAAGAGTTAAGCGCTCTAAACGCTGTTGTTTATCTAAAGTTGCTGTGTTTGAGTAGTAGGCGTTTTCGATTTCTTTGTAGTGCTCTACTAACTTGCGAGACTCTTCTACTAGCGTGGCGAGTTGGTCTTTGAACGGCGCAGAAGGTTGCACTGAGCACGCCATTAGTTTGGCAGAGAACTCATCGCGTACAGTTGGGTGCGCAGTTGGTTGGTCGAACCATTCACCGAGCGCTACACGCCCCGCGTCAGTAATCGAGTAAACTTTACGATCGGGTTTACCCTCTTGAGGTTCTAGTACACAAGTCACAAGCTGGTTTTGTGCCATCTTGTTTAGCTCGCGATAAACCTGTTGGTGGCTCGCTTTCCAGAAGTATCCGATAGTAGCAGAAAACTCTTTGGTGATGTCGTATCCAGTTGCATCGCGAGTGCTAAGAACTGTAAGAATTACGTGTGGTAATGACATGTCTTCAATCCAAATGGTCAATAAACTCAAATCAACTGCCAACATCTAAATGTGCTTCTAAAGGCACGTGTGTTATGTCGATGAGGGCAGTACCAACAAAGTTGGTCATGTCACCTTAAAAAAGCCGTTATTCACCTAGCTCGGTAGTGGCTACCGAGACTGCGAACTGTATATTTTATGTGTTTCGCAGGGGAGCGATATTATATCTAAATAATAAGCATAAAGTGGAATAGATGCGTTGAACTGAATAAAAAACTGACAAAACGCTCAATAAATCTTTAATCTCGAATTTTATGCTGCTGTTCTGGTTTTTATTGTCTCAAGAATGATATTTTCTATTGCTTGTCTTGGGCTGGGTGTGATTTGAATCACTAGTGATTTATCGCGTGGAGATAAAAAAAGACCGCTAAAAAAGCGGTCTTTATGCGGTTAAATACAGAATTGTTAGCCAGTATTGCGCATACCCGCCGCAATGCCCGCGATGGTCACCATTAAGGCTTCTTCTAGCTCAGGAGAAGGTTCGTCGACTAAGCGCGTACGATAGAGCAACTCAGCTTGAAGCATGTTGAGAGGTTCAATGTAGATATTACGCAGACGGATTGATTCTTGCCCCCAAGGATCGCTCTGCATAAGGTTTTCGTTGTTCTCAACATTCAGGACGGTTTTGATGTCCTTTTGCAACTGTTCACGTAGGCGATCGCCCAGTGGTAACAGTTCTGGATCGGCTAAGCGTTCATCGTAGTAGCGTGAAATAGCGATGTTACATTTTGAGTACACCATCTCAAGCATACCAAGGCGTGTAGAGAAGAATGGCCATTCACGGCACATCTCTTCTAGCAGCTCTTGATGACCTCGGTCGATGGAATACTGAATTGCTTCACCCGCGCCTAACCAAGCAGGCAGAATCAGGCGGTTTTGGCTCCATGAGAAGATCCATGGAATAGCACGTAAACTTTCAACCCCACCGTTTGGATTACGTTTTGATGGGCGAGAACCCAATGGGAGTTTACCCAGTTCTAGTTCAGGGGTAGCTTGACGGAAGTAAGGAACAAAGTCTGGTTCACCGCGCACGATACCACGGTAAGCCTCGCAGCTGACTTCTGACAAAACGTTCATCAAATCGCGCCAATCTTTCTTCGGCTCTGGTGGCGGCAGTAAGTTTGCTTCTAGAATCGCACTGGCGTACATATTGAAGCTATTGACGGCAACATCAGGTAAACCAAGCTTGAAGCGGATCATCTCACCTTGCTCTGTAACGCGTAAGCCGCCTTTCAAACTTTTTGGTGGCTGAGAGAGCAATGCCGCATGTGCAGGGGCACCACCACGACCGATAGTACCACCACGTCCGTGGAACAGTGTTAAATCAACGCCTTCCTCATCCGCTACTTTAACCAGCGATTCCATCGCATGGTATTGCGCCCAACCTGCTGACATAACTCCAGCATCTTTGGCTGAATCAGAATAGCCAATCATCACCATTTGATGATTTTGAATAAAGCCACGGTATAGGTCGATGCCCATTAGCTGCTTAATCACGGCTTCTGCGTTGTTAAGGTCATCAAGCGTTTCAAACAGTGGACACACATCCATGCGGTAAGGGCAACCCGCTTCTTGCAGCAAGAGGTGCACGGCTAGAACATCTGAGGCTGTGCGAGCCATTGAAATGACGTAGGCACCAAAAGAGTCGCGTGGTTGTGCTGCGATAATGCGGCACGTATCTAACACTTCTTGTACTGGTGCTGATGGTTGCCAATCACGTGGTAGCAGGGGACGCTTGGAGCTCAGTTCTTGAGTTAGGAACGAGATTTTGTCTTGCTCGCTCCACTGGTCGTAGTCTCCTAAACCAAGGTAGCGTGTTAGCTCAGAGATCACCTCTGAATGGCGCGTGCTTTCCTGACGAATATCAAGACGCACAAGATGGACGCCAAATGCTTTAACGCGGCGCAGAGTATCAAGTAGTGAGCCATCGGCAATCACACCCATGCCGCACTCATGTAGCGACTTGTAACAAGCTAGTAGTGGCTTCCAAAGCTGATCTGCATGCTGCAATGGCGCTTTAACTGCGAGTTTTTGACCTTGAATCTTGGCATCAAGGATATCTTTCGTTTCGTTAAGCAGTTTACGCAGTGATTTCAGAATCGCTCGATAAGGTTCATGCTCATCTTCGCCAGCTAAGGCGCGTACTTCGTCATTGCTGCGAGTCATCGACAGTTCGCTGACCAGTTCGTTGATGTCACCCAAATAGAGATCGGCAGCTTTCCAACGGGATAGCAGCAGTACTTCACGTGTGATGGTGTGAGTAACAAATGGGTTGCCATCGCGGTCTCCGCCCATCCAAGATGAGAAGTGCACCGGCGCAGCGTCAATTGGCAGTGCTTCACCAAGATAGGCTTCAAGCTTGCCATCTAACTCGCGTAGAAATTCAGGGACGGCTTCCCACAGAGAATTTTCGACTACGGCAAAGCCCCATTTCGCTTCATCAAGAGGTGTTGGACGTTGTTGGCGAATCGTATCTGAGTGCCAACCTTGCGCAATCAGTTGCTCTAAACGACGTTCGGTTTTTTGGCGTTCTTTGACCGACAGGTCGCTAAGTTCTAGTTTCGATAAACACTCGTTAATCTTGACCAACTTGTTGATCATGGTACGGCGAGTAATTTCTGTAGGATGGGCAGTCAGAACCAGTTCAATGTTTAGGTCGCGGACGGCTTGAGCCGTATCCAGTTTGCTCACCTTGTGCTGGCTTAGTTTGGAAAACAGCGTGTTAATCGCATCAGGTTCACAAACGTGCGCATCACAGTGACGTGAAATAGTGTGGTATTGCTCTGCCATATTGGTCAGATTGAGAAACTGGTTAAAAGCGTGAGCAACAGGGGTAAGTTGCTCATTTGGTAAGCTCTTAATTTCTTCGATAAGATGTTCGCGGTCTGCTTGGTTACCAGAGCGTGCAGATTTAGAAAGCTTACGTATGGTTTCTACTTTCTCAAGAATCACGTCTCCATGTGCATCCTTGATAGTATTACCGAGCAAGTGACCCAACATGCTCACATTACTACGTAGAGCAGAGTATTTCTCGTTCATTATCATCCTGCCTTGTAAAAAAATTACATCCATTGTTCCTTGTCGATAGACAATCTAGCTAAAAATATCGCCAACCGTCAAATAGTGCCAGCTAATTTTGCACAAATGGCGTTAATTAGTTTAATTCGAACTATATGGTTTATTTTGCCTAAATTACTGAAATTTTATTACAGATTCGCTCTTTTTTTAACCACTTTAGACTGTTTTATTCTCTCTCCCTATTGGGCTTTAGTCGCGATGTGAAGGAAAAGCAATGGTCTTATCGCTTGCCATCTTTGCCCAGTCATCTAGTCGAAGCAGTATTGGTAAATCGACTTGGAAAGAATATTGATGGTGGGATCGATAAACTCAAACGCCAAAAACTCATCTGGCTGATGAGCTTGCTCAATCGAGCCGGGGCCTAGCACTAGGGTCGGGCAGAGCTGACTTAAAAATGGCGCTTCAGTGCAGTAGTTGACGGTTTCAGAAGGGGTTTGGCAAAGCTGCTCAACACCATGAACAAAAGGGTGGTCATGTTGGCATTCAAATCCGGGTACAGGATCGTGCAGAGGAGTAATCGCAATTCGTCCTGGCCACTTAGCTTGTACCTCTTGCAATGCAGCGCGCAACATATTGTCCAAACCATCGAGGCTGATTCCCGGTAAGGGGCGGACATCGTAGTGCAATTCACAGCAGCCGCAAATGCGATTAGCACTGTCACCACCATGGATATGACCTAGGTTCAAGGTTGGGTTGGGAATAGCAAAACCTGGGTGGTGATACTCTTTAATTAACTTGTCACGCAATTTCATCAAGGCAAATAACACTTCGTGCATGATCTCGATTGCATTAACCCCCAATCCGGGATCGGAAGAGTGACCTGATTTGCCTGTTACCCGCACCGCATTCGCCACATGGCCTTTGTGGCCGCGCACAGGAACCAAGCTGGTGGGTTCACCAATAATACAGTAATCCGGCTTGATCGGCGTATTGTCGGTAAAGTGGCGCGCCCCTAGCATGGTGGTTTCTTCGTCACAGGTCGCCAAAATATAGAGGGGTTTGGTTTGTTTACTCCAATCTACCTTCTTTACCGCTTCAATGATAAAGGCAAAAAAGCCTTTCATGTCTGCAGTACCTAAGCCATAGAAACGATTGTTTGCTTCCGTTAGGGCATGGGGTTCGAAATTCCAGCGGCCTTGGTCAAATGGCACGGTATCACTGTGTCCAGCCAAAAGCAGTCCACCTTCGCCGTGGCCTTTTTTGGCCACTAGGTTGTACTTTCCTGGCGCTGCTTGGATTACATCCACCGAAAAATCGAGATCTTTCAACCAGGTGGCAAGTTTGTCTATAACCTGCTGATTACCCTCATCCCAACTTGGATCAGATGAGCTAATTGAAGAGGTAGAGATTAGGCCGCGATAGACCTCAATAAAGCTAGGTAGTTGCATATTATCTTCGATTCCCTGTTGACAGATGTTAACTAAGAAGGTAAAACACATATTAAATCATTTTTAATGAATAAAAAATCATTAAAAAGCAGTTTAAATAGTTTTTTAGTCACACGGCTCTGCCGACTAAGCGTGACCAACTACAGATGATATGGATGTCTACGATGCTAAAAACGACCATCATTGGTGCCACTGGCTATACCGGAGCAGAGCTTGCGCTGATGGTGTACAAACACCCAGAGCTTACGCTATCAGGTTTATATGTTTCCGCCAACAGTGCAGATGCGGGAACGCCGCTTTCAGCATTACACGGGAAGCTGTCTGGTTTGGTGGACGACTGTGTTCAGCCTTTGGTGGATATCGAAGCAGTAGCCAAAAATGCAGATGTGGTTTTTCTCGCAACAGCGCATGAAGTGAGCCACGACTTAGCCCCTATACTCCTTGAGCACGGTTGCCAAGTTTTTGACCTGTCTGGAGCATTTCGGGTCAAAAAGAATGGCTTCTACCCATCGTTTTATGGTTTTGAGCATCAGCATGAACAATGGCTAGACAACGCTGCTTACGGACTTGCGGAATGGGCGAGTGAGGATATCAAGCAAAGCCAATTGATTGCGGTTCCTGGTTGTTATCCAACGGCATCGCAGTTGGCGATTAAACC
This is a stretch of genomic DNA from Vibrio panuliri. It encodes these proteins:
- the epmA gene encoding elongation factor P--(R)-beta-lysine ligase, yielding MSWQPTASIALLKQRAEVISTIRGFFSARNVLEVDTPAMSHATVTDIHLHTFQTDFVGPGYAQGSKLFLMTSPEFHMKRLLAAGSGCIYQINKAFRNEENGRFHNPEFTMLEWYRVGFDHHKLMDEMDDLLQLVLKVGQAERMTYQQAFMRVLGVCPLEGSMQELKLTAAKLGLSDIAEPEQDRDTLLQLLFSVGVEAKIGQQVPAFVYDFPASQAALAKINPNDARVADRFEVYFKGIELANGFHELDNPTEQLSRFEQDNAKRTEMGLSPQPIDFHLIEALKSGLPECAGVALGVDRLIMLALDCEHIDQVTAFPFPNA
- the gpsA gene encoding NAD(P)H-dependent glycerol-3-phosphate dehydrogenase, producing MTISNINNAYGKEVTMTVLGAGSYGTSLAISLARNGANVVIWGHEPEHMAKLEADRANQEFLPGIDFPDSLIVESDLEKAVQASRDLLVVVPSHVFGIVLGSVKPHLRPDSRICWATKGLEPETGRLLKEVAHDILGESYSLAVLSGPTFAKELAMGMPTAISVASPDAQFVADLQEKIHCSKTFRVYANSDFTGMQLGGAVKNVIAIGAGMSDGIGFGANARTALITRGLAEMCRLGAALGAQTETFMGMAGLGDLVLTCTDNQSRNRRFGLALGQGKDVDTAQQEIGQVVEGYRNTKEVWMLAQRMGVEMPIVDQIYQVLYQNKDAREAAKDLLARDKKAEA
- a CDS encoding PadR family transcriptional regulator; amino-acid sequence: MSLPHVILTVLSTRDATGYDITKEFSATIGYFWKASHQQVYRELNKMAQNQLVTCVLEPQEGKPDRKVYSITDAGRVALGEWFDQPTAHPTVRDEFSAKLMACSVQPSAPFKDQLATLVEESRKLVEHYKEIENAYYSNTATLDKQQRLERLTLRRNLLIRQAWIEWADEVLAELEALA
- the secB gene encoding protein-export chaperone SecB; this encodes MAEAAPQEAQNFVIQRIFLKDVSFEAPNSPEMFQKEWNPEVKLDLDTQSRELGEGVYEVVLRLTTTVKNAEETAFLCEVQQGGIFTAENMEAGQLAHCLGAFCPNILFPYARETISSLVMKGTFPQLNLAPVNFDALFMNYLQQQAQQGEGQAEA
- a CDS encoding rhodanese-like domain-containing protein, encoding MQEYIAFFQENMILSVVWVGLLVALIMNIVKTSTAAYKEITASDTTHKINRENGVVIDIRTKDEFKKGHITEALHVLPSDIKAGNFGSLENRKADPIIVVCKTGQTAQESANLLAKAGFEQVFVLKNGLITWSEANLPLVRGKK
- the frdA gene encoding fumarate reductase (quinol) flavoprotein subunit; the encoded protein is MQTIITDIAVIGAGGAGLRTAIAAAEANPDLEVALISKVYPMRSHTVAAEGGSAAVIKDEDSLDNHFNDTVGGGDWLCEQDVVEYFVENATREMIQMEQWGCPWSRKDNGEVNVRRFGGMKVERTWFAADKTGFHMLHTLFQTSMKYQNIKRFDEYFVVDLLVDEGEVQGLVAIHMAEGELVTIKAKSVVLATGGAGRVYHCNTNGGIVTGDGMAMAYRHGVPLRDMEFVQYHPTGLPGTGILMTEGCRGEGGIIVNKNGYRYLQDYGMGPETPVGQPKNKYMELGPRDKVSQAFWHEQQKGNTIKHPLGDVVHLDLRHLGEEYLQERLPFICELAKAYVNVDPAKEPIPIRPTVHYTMGGIETNGQCETRIKGLFAVGECASVGLHGANRLGSNSLAEFVVFGRVAGEHAVQRAAEFKGWNEESIATQVKAVEERIAELMNQEGDENWADIRTEMGHTMEAGCGIYRQEDLMQATIEKITELKARYKKIGIKDKGKVFNTDLLYAIEVGYGLEVAEAMVHSAILRKESRGAHQRLDDGCTERDDVNFLKHTLAFYQTDAAPSIDYSNVTITKSQPKARLYGEAAEKAAAEEKAKSEEQSAEEQA
- a CDS encoding succinate dehydrogenase/fumarate reductase iron-sulfur subunit, producing the protein MSANRIQKIDILRYDPEKDAEPYFQTFEVPFDETMSVLDALGYVKDHLDKDLTYRWSCRMAICGSCGIMVNGVPKLACKSFLRDYVDGVKIEPLANFPIEKDLIVDMTPFIERLEAIKPYIIGNDRTPEDGTNLQTPEQMAKYKQFAGCINCGLCYAACPQFGLNPEFIGPAALTLAHRYNLDSRDNGKSERMALINGQNGAWGCTFVGYCSEVCPKNVDPAAAVNQGKVESSMDFVIAMLKPDGKPVKEGA
- the cysE gene encoding serine O-acetyltransferase — translated: MKHCEKKQIWRTIVQEAREQSEQEPMLASFYHATIIKHDSLCAALSYILANKLETVSMPAMAVREVVEEAFAADPSITEAAACDICATVNRDPAVSMYSIPLLYLKGYHALQGYRVANWLWKQGRVALATYLQNQISVACQVDIHPAARIGRAIMLDHATGIVIGETAVVENDVSILQDVTLGGTGKESGDRHPKIREGVMIGAGAKILGNIEVGVGAKIASCSVVLQEVPPHTTVAGIPAKVVGRPQTDKPSLDMDQQFNGKSQKFVHGDGI